A window of the Mesorhizobium opportunistum WSM2075 genome harbors these coding sequences:
- a CDS encoding GntR family transcriptional regulator, with the protein MIRSGTTVDQMVRAIGDRIVTGFLRPGEKLDETSLAARFDVSRTPVREALGQLSAMGLVERRPNRGAIVAVVTQEHLASMFESMAELEAICARFSAERMTSSERRTLEVEHQASARMVRLGAEEDYEYFNTEFHSRLYRGAHNAHICEMTVMTRSRLAPFRRAQFMLPGRLAKSWQEHDAIVTAIMRGDGNAAGQAARDHVSIVSEASAVFAVGDQTRTAPQHQ; encoded by the coding sequence TTGATCAGGTCGGGCACGACCGTGGATCAGATGGTGAGGGCGATCGGCGATCGGATCGTCACCGGCTTCCTGCGCCCGGGCGAAAAGCTCGATGAAACCTCGCTCGCCGCCCGCTTCGACGTGTCACGCACTCCGGTTCGGGAGGCGCTCGGGCAGCTCAGCGCCATGGGCTTGGTCGAAAGGCGCCCCAACCGCGGCGCCATCGTCGCCGTGGTGACGCAGGAGCATCTGGCCTCGATGTTCGAGAGCATGGCCGAACTGGAAGCGATCTGCGCGCGCTTCTCGGCCGAGCGCATGACCAGCAGCGAGCGCCGGACGCTCGAGGTCGAGCACCAGGCTTCGGCGCGGATGGTACGACTAGGCGCCGAGGAGGACTACGAGTATTTCAACACCGAGTTCCACAGCCGGCTCTATCGCGGCGCCCACAACGCCCATATCTGCGAAATGACGGTGATGACGCGGAGCCGGCTGGCGCCGTTCCGCCGTGCCCAGTTCATGCTGCCGGGGCGCCTCGCCAAGTCCTGGCAGGAGCACGACGCCATCGTCACCGCGATCATGCGCGGCGATGGCAATGCGGCAGGCCAGGCTGCCAGGGATCACGTTTCCATCGTCAGCGAAGCGAGCGCCGTGTTTGCGGTTGGCGACCAAACAAGGACCGCGCCACAACACCAGTGA
- a CDS encoding alkylphosphonate utilization protein, translated as MKVKDSNGTPLSDGDSVTLIKDLKVKGTSVTLKRGTLIKNIHLTGNEDEVECRAEKVKNLVLRTEFLKKA; from the coding sequence ATGAAAGTCAAAGACAGCAATGGCACCCCTTTGAGTGACGGAGATTCCGTCACGCTCATCAAGGATCTCAAAGTCAAGGGCACGTCCGTCACTCTGAAACGCGGAACATTGATCAAGAACATCCACCTCACGGGCAACGAAGATGAGGTTGAATGTCGAGCCGAAAAGGTCAAAAATCTGGTTCTGCGAACGGAATTCCTAAAGAAGGCGTAG